One part of the Lotus japonicus ecotype B-129 chromosome 2, LjGifu_v1.2 genome encodes these proteins:
- the LOC130740123 gene encoding E3 ubiquitin-protein ligase WAVH1-like, which produces MVAGWRRAFCTSIPKDREPKVLTEKQLQNGGDNPTIQSPKISSKFGFFSNPSTPRCQSQPASGTSSLRCRTSVAATTTSSDPNSPKLQCRNPKTPRSSSHLSNPSSPKSPSSFSLLKATLRLSKSRCGICTQNVKSGQGTAIFTAECSHTFHFPCIASHVTNHPIHVCPVCATTWKELPVLAIHTVKQSQKIADENRENKRPPFKVYNDDEPLKSPPSVSRFNPIPESENEDEEEEQETEFQGFNVNPSPSSPITKGRNLEVCLLPEAAIVAGNRNYETYVVVLKVKPPKAARRSPLDLVAVLDVGGAMSVQKLRLMKNSMRLVISSLGPDDRLSIVAFSAGSKRLLSLRRMTGSGQRSARRIVEALAAIDQPREGVSAKNDALKKAAKVLEDRREKNSVTSIIVLTDIPESRAAVASLVSSTRLPNLEVPVHAVRFPKENADDALARSICGLLNVVAQDVKIQLGVVSRPRPVEIAAVYSLMGRPAALGSGAIRIGDLHGEEERELLVELKVPAASAGSHHVLTVISSYRDPLTQAALSPNEQAMLVPRPHAVRSSCGKIEGLRNLHVTARAVAESTRLAEHGDLSGAHHLLSSARALLLQSSSHPAEEYLSWLEAEQAEIQRRRQSQIQTQTQTQRHSRNSDNRAEEKMEPLTPTSAWRAAERLAKVAIMRKSMNRVSDLHGFENARF; this is translated from the exons ATGGTTGCTGGGTGGAGAAGAGCTTTCTGTACATCCATCCCCAAAGACAGAGAGCCCAAAGTCCTAACAGAGAAACAGCTGCAGAATGGTGGTGACAACCCAACAATTCAAAGTCCTAAAATCAGTTCCAAGTTTGGATTCTTTTCCAACCCATCAACACCCCGTTGTCAGTCTCAGCCGGCATCCGGCACTTCCAGCCTCCggtgccggacctcggtggccgccaccaccacctcctcagACCCCAACAGCCCAAAACTTCAATGCAGAAACCCCAAAACTCCCAGGTCCTCCTCCCACCTCTCCAATCCTTCCTCACCCAAATCACCATCAAGCTTCTCGCTTCTCAAAGCCACCCTGCGCCTATCCAAA AGTCGATGCGGAATTTGTACGCAGAACGTGAAGAGTGGTCAAGGAACTGCAATTTTCACTGCGGAATGCTCTCACACCTTCCACTTCCCTTGCATAGCATCTCACGTCACCAACCACCCTATCCACGTGTGCCCGGTGTGCGCCACCACCTGGAAGGAACTTCCGGTGTTGGCTATCCACACCGTGAAACAGAGCCAGAAAATCGCTGATGAAAACAGAGAAAACAAGAGGCCACCCTTCAAGGTTTACAACGACGATGAGCCTCTCAAATCTCCACCTTCTGTTTCTCGATTCAACCCCATTCCCGAATCAGAAaacgaagatgaagaagaggagcAGGAGACAGAGTTTCAAGGGTTCAATGTCAATCCATCTCCGTCGTCGCCGATTACTAAGGGGAGGAATTTAGAGGTGTGTTTGTTGCCGGAAGCTGCAATTGTAGCCGGAAACAGAAACTACGAGACGTACGTGGTTGTTTTGAAGGTGAAACCGCCGAAGGCGGCACGTCGGTCACCGCTTGACCTCGTGGCGGTGCTCGACGTCGGAGGAGCCATGTCAGTACAGAAGCTTCGTTTGATGAAAAACTCCATGCGACTGGTGATCTCTTCTCTTGGCCCCGACGACCGTCTCTCCATCGTCGCATTCTCCGCCGGCTCGAAAAGGCTGCTGTCGCTCCGGCGAATGACCGGCAGCGGTCAGAGATCTGCTCGTCGAATCGTGGAAGCTCTTGCCGCGATTGACCAGCCTCGAGAAGGCGTTTCAGCGAAGAACGACGCTCTGAAGAAGGCCGCAAAGGTCTTGGAAGATCGCCGGGAGAAGAACTCCGTCACCAGCATCATAGTTTTAACCGACATTCCGGAATCACGCGCCGCCGTGGCATCCCTGGTTTCCTCCACGCGCCTCCCTAATCTGGAAGTTCCAGTCCACGCGGTTCGTTTTCCGAAGGAAAACGCCGACGACGCGCTGGCGAGAAGCATTTGCGGTTTGTTAAACGTGGTGGCGCAAGACGTTAAGATTCAGTTAGGGGTGGTTTCACGGCCGCGTCCCGTGGAAATTGCCGCCGTTTACTCACTCATGGGTCGACCCGCTGCACTCGGGTCGGGTGCGATCCGAATCGGCGATCTTCACGGCGAGGAGGAGAGAGAATTGCTGGTGGAGCTGAAAGTGCCCGCCGCTTCCGCCGGATCCCACCACGTTCTCACCGTAATATCCTCTTACCGGGACCCCCTCACTCAAGCGGCGTTGAGTCCCAATGAGCAAGCAATGCTGGTTCCTCGTCCCCACGCCGTACGATCATCTTGTGGGAAAATCGAAGGGCTTAGAAACCTCCACGTCACCGCTCGAGCTGTAGCCGAGTCGACCCGGCTCGCTGAGCATGGCGATCTTTCTGGAGCTCATCACTTGCTCTCATCAGCTCGAGCTCTTCTTTTGCAGTCAAGTAGCCATCCGGCTGAGGAGTATTTGAGCTGGCTTGAAGCTGAACAAGCTGAGATCCAACGGCGCAGACAGAGTCAAAtacaaactcaaactcaaactcaaaggCATAGCAGGAATAGTGATAACCGCGCCGAGGAGAAGATGGAGCCGCTTACGCCgacttcagcttggagagccgcTGAGAGGTTGGCTAAGGTGGCTATCATGAGGAAATCTATGAACAGAGTCAGTGATTTACATGGTTTTGAGAATGCAAGATTTTAG